The sequence TCGGCTGTCATGAAATCTCAGCTTACAACAAAAATTAACCAAATATTTCTTCGGTCACATGATTAttaagggttttttttttgtctcgatGATCTGTAATTGTAGTCGAAGAAGAACAACCAAGAAAATACAGCAGTGGCAGAAGAGTGGTTGGGGCAAGCCGCATGCCTTTTTCTCACGAGACAGTTGTCACACTCTCTTTCTAGCATATTGAGATCCCAAAGCTTCCTCGAGTCATCAAGAGAGATGGAACAGAGCAGATCTTGCAGAGTTCTTCCTCCGGTCACCTGCTATGCCTTGTGTCGCCTGCTGCCTTCTCTCTGTCTGATCCTCCTCGATTCGCCAAGGGCAAATGCGTACCAGAACTACACTGTTGGGGACTCCCTGGGCTGGTATGACAGGCTCCAGGTGCCGCAGGTCAACTACCAGAAATGGGTTTCAGGCAAAAACTTCAGTCTTGGAGATTTCCTCAGTGAGTTAGTTCCCTCTCCTGCACACAGGTTCTTTAGGCTGTCACATAACCCCTTCATTTGGATGATGCTTTGGTTTCTTGTTTCTGAAGTAAAAGTTGTATCTGATTTTGTTTGATTCTTAGAGCTTCAAAGCCACGACATGGAATTTATTACACTTGGTTCTTTTTTTTGAGTGATTAATTTGAATTCATCAATCGAATACTATAAAAGTTCATGTACCGCTGCACATTTAGCGAGTTTGGATCGAGGAAAAGGATTATACGTTCCAGCTTCTAGATTCTGAGTACCGATCTTTCTTCTTGTATCGTTTCTCTGCAATGGATCATGGACGATGTTGCTGCGATGCAGTTTTCAACACAGACAAGGGGCACACGGTGGTGCAGACCTACAACGTGACCACCTACAAGCGCTGCAACTACAACGACGCCGAGACCGACGACACCATCGAGTGGTCGGCCGGGGCGCCAAAGTTCAGCAAGGAGAAGGTGAGCATCGCGGTGCCTCTGCTCAAAGAAGGGATGACTTACTTCTTTTCGGGCAACAACGACGGCCGGCAGTGCCGGCACGGGCAGCACTTCAAGATCAACGTCACCCACGGGCAGGGCTTGCCGGAGAGCCTTGAGCATCAGGCGGAAGCCCCTGCGCAGGCTGCCCCGGAGAAGGGTGGCGTGGTGCCCGGGGAGGCTGTTCCCTCCGTGCCTTCCAGCTTCAGTAATCCAGTCCAGGCAGGCAACGTGGAGGCTTCGTCGGCGGCTGGAGAGAGCCTGGCGAGGATGCTGAGGAACCAGCAGCAGCGGGGTTGGAGGTTTCACCTCGGATTGAGCCTTGTGGGTGTTCTGCTCGTCCACGGATGAAGAAGAAGTAATAGCAAGTGTGATTGTTCTTTCGATTCTTTTCATTTGATCCGAGTTTGTGTGCCGTGGTTTACATTCGAGTGTGATTCAACTTGTAGATGTTAGCGACGATAATTCATGAAAGGAATCGGCTACTGTGCTTTATTAGTTCTCACTCTTGCCTGTGTTGCTCCTGCTTCTGCTGTGGGATCGCCGTTCCGGTGAGCGAAACGCTTCAAACTAAGCCGGAGATTTCCAATGTCTTGTTCATGGGAGAGAGTCTGCTGGACAATTATTGGCTACAGCACTTGCAACATGATGAGAACATGAATTATTTGTACCAAACACGAGGCAGAATCACCAAtaacataaaatcaatatttgacAATTATTGATCACATAACTCAGACATTTTAAGGATTAACATCATCATAAGACTGAGTTTGAACAAAATATGTTTATTCTGAAAGTAAATATAGCAAAATTTAAAAGGATAAATTCCCAggaaaaaaaagtaattttaggTTTTTCTCGTAcctccttttatttttattttcgcaTTGGATGAATCCATAGgatgaattaattttaaaattaaaataatagcatatcaaattaattttctaaattaaattgataagtaaatcagtttggatCCACTTAAACAAAATagtgattttaattttattattttgaattaatatatatattaacaaaataaatgatgaagacaATATTCgaatctaaaatattataatatattatcaatatttttatatattgtatGAGGTATATACGGACAAAGGTCTGTTGAtcaatatttaagatataaaaaatatattgaaacAATTTTTGGTAATAGAGTCTGATC comes from Musa acuminata AAA Group cultivar baxijiao chromosome BXJ3-3, Cavendish_Baxijiao_AAA, whole genome shotgun sequence and encodes:
- the LOC135633179 gene encoding early nodulin-like protein 18 isoform X1; protein product: MEQSRSCRVLPPVTCYALCRLLPSLCLILLDSPRANAYQNYTVGDSLGWYDRLQVPQVNYQKWVSGKNFSLGDFLIFNTDKGHTVVQTYNVTTYKRCNYNDAETDDTIEWSAGAPKFSKEKVSIAVPLLKEGMTYFFSGNNDGRQCRHGQHFKINVTHGQGLPESLEHQAEAPAQAAPEKGGVVPGEAVPSVPSSFSNPVQAGNVEASSAAGESLARMLRNQQQRGWRFHLGLSLVGVLLVHG
- the LOC135633179 gene encoding early nodulin-like protein 18 isoform X2; the encoded protein is MRTRTTLLGTPWAGMTGSRCRRSTTRNGFQAKTSVLEISSVIFNTDKGHTVVQTYNVTTYKRCNYNDAETDDTIEWSAGAPKFSKEKVSIAVPLLKEGMTYFFSGNNDGRQCRHGQHFKINVTHGQGLPESLEHQAEAPAQAAPEKGGVVPGEAVPSVPSSFSNPVQAGNVEASSAAGESLARMLRNQQQRGWRFHLGLSLVGVLLVHG